Genomic DNA from Drosophila subpulchrella strain 33 F10 #4 breed RU33 unplaced genomic scaffold, RU_Dsub_v1.1 Primary Assembly Seq456, whole genome shotgun sequence:
TGTTTAGGTAACAGTATTAAATTTCATGATAACGGAGCAGGGATTACGCGAACAATTGCTGGCGATTGTGGTGGCTCACGAGCGTCCCGATTTGCAAGAGAAGAAGGAACAATTGATTATTGAGTCCGCAAGGAATCGTGATGCATTGTACACCATCGAATCGAAGATATTAGAGGTAAGGCTCTTTGGCTGCTCCTGGTCGTCCTGATATTCCTGCTAGTCCTGCTAGTCCTGCTGATTCTGCTccttctgctgctgttggcataataaatgtttttattcccTCGCATGCTCTTTGAGCACTCCGGCAGTTGCCATTCCAATCCGTTGGCCATGCTCCGCAGATTCAATTAGAGCCCGGCCAGCAATTTAAATTGCTGGCCGGGCTCTAATTGAATCTGCGGAGCATGGCCAACGGATTGGAATGGCAACTGCCGGAGTGCTCAAAGAGCATGCGAgggaataaaaacatttattatgcCAACAGCAGCAGAGAAGGAGCAGAATCAGCAGGACTAGCAGGACTAGCAGGAATATCAGGACGACCAGGAGCAGCCAAAGAGCCTTACCTCTAATATCTTCGATTCGATGGTGTACAATGCATCACGATTCCTTGCGGACTCAATAATCAATTGTTCCTTCTTCTCTGCAAATCGGGACGCTCGTGAGCCACCACAATCGCCAGCAATTGTTCGCGTAATCCCTGCTCCGTTATCATGAAATTTAATACTGTTACCTAAACAGAGGAGAAAAAATGGAGAAGGCAGGACAGGATCAGTGGTGGTGGCATGGGTGGCAGAGTGGTTCCACCACCGAGAGTGGCACGTAAATGGAAGGAAAActcaaaaaaaacacacaatgtgccacaaaaagagaaaaaatgtGTGGGAGTTGGGCTGGCTAAAATAGAGATGGTTAAAGGGAAAACTGCTGACAACAGTTGCAGCATAAAAAGCGATGGCAAACGGCAGCAGGAGCGAAAAGCtggaaaaattttataaaacacgtcgaggaggagcaggatgAGCAGGCGAGCATTGGGATAGATGTCCTCGATGTCGGGGCTTTGGCTGCTAGTTATGCAGCCACCTCGCACGTACATCACCATTCCACAGCCCCATCCacagccacatccacatcaTCGTCAATGCCAACGAAAATTTGCATATTCCCAGCGCCTGCTGCGCTGCATCGCATCCTCCAAATATCAATTTAAGTTGGTCGTTTTATTACACAACTAACGTCATCATTGCCGCAGACTGAAGACTCCAGACTGGAGCTCTCCCTTTATtatacactttttttttttttggacaaCTTACCATAACCATCACTTCCGGCGGATAACGCGGATTGCGGAGACAGGTCGTTATGTAAAGACGAAAGTTGGGATTGTATTCTATCATTTGGTCGCCGCTCTTGATAAACACACCGCCCTTGTGTTTGATGATGTTCTTCTCCAGAATGGGCGTCAGATTCGAGTCGAGCTTTTCACCTTGGGAGTGGGGGAAAAAGAATAAAGTTCATGCATCGCAGATGTCCCCACCGGAACTCACCCACATTCTCTATAAGCACGGGTTGACCAAAGGTTATGGCCAACTCCAAAACCTGCATGTAGTTGGCATCGCTCTGCTTGATCACCTTCAGGCCGTTGTTCTTCTCCATATTCTTGATCCATTTGTTGGCTTGCACTGCAAGGGATTACGATCTTAATGATAATATATGACACATAAtgtgatatgatatgatatgatatgatatgatatgatatgatatgatatgatatgatatgatatgatatgatatgatatgatatgatatatgatAACATATGACATGATAACATACACcaaatcatatcatatcatatgatatatgtatacatGCATAGTGTGATTTAATAACTTACCCTGTGGATCGATGAGCAGCGAGTAACGACTGGAGTTGGTCACTATGATGCCATTCTCCACCGAAAAATTATCTGCCGGCAGACCAGCCAAGGACCAGGCTCTAATT
This window encodes:
- the LOC119562430 gene encoding dynein heavy chain 7, axonemal-like, coding for YRVNILDDWNALCLRKHIPSSETFSLATTLGHPMTIRAWSLAGLPADNFSVENGIIVTNSSRYSLLIDPQVQANKWIKNMEKNNGLKVIKQSDANYMQVLELAITFGQPVLIENVGEKLDSNLTPILEKNIIKHKGGVFIKSGDQMIEYNPNFRLYITTCLRNPRYPPEVMVMVTVLNFMITEQGLREQLLAIVVAHERPDLQRRRNN